A genomic window from Gemmatimonadaceae bacterium includes:
- a CDS encoding rhomboid family intramembrane serine protease — translation MIPLSDDNPTVRVPVMTILLLTAIGSAWVIIQGAGFRLETLAMSVCNLGMVPAELTGAAPLGTSVPLTRTLLCVVDAEPVNWLSPLTSMFLHGSWAHLLGNGLFLWVFGNNVEDVMGRGRFLLFYLLCGLAAAAVHVFVQPASAVPTVGASGAISGAMGAYLVLFPRVRVRMLFIFVIFFRIIPLPAWGVLLWWFVLQLLLGLPDLAALPDSGGGVAVWAHVGGFAAGVLLVRVFQRDDLVAQRRAMLLRRGLLDAV, via the coding sequence ATGATTCCCCTCAGCGACGACAATCCGACGGTCCGGGTGCCGGTGATGACCATCCTGTTGCTGACCGCCATCGGCAGCGCCTGGGTGATTATCCAAGGTGCGGGGTTCCGCCTCGAGACCCTGGCGATGAGCGTCTGCAACCTGGGGATGGTGCCCGCCGAGCTGACCGGGGCCGCACCGCTGGGCACCAGCGTGCCGTTGACGCGCACGCTGCTCTGCGTGGTGGATGCGGAGCCGGTGAACTGGCTCAGTCCGTTGACCTCGATGTTCCTTCACGGGAGTTGGGCACACCTGCTCGGCAACGGCCTGTTCCTCTGGGTGTTCGGCAACAACGTCGAAGATGTTATGGGGCGGGGGCGCTTCCTGCTGTTCTATCTGCTTTGCGGTCTGGCGGCAGCGGCCGTGCACGTGTTCGTGCAGCCGGCGTCGGCGGTGCCGACCGTGGGCGCATCGGGCGCCATCTCGGGCGCGATGGGGGCGTATCTGGTGCTCTTTCCGCGGGTGCGCGTGCGGATGCTGTTCATCTTCGTGATCTTCTTCCGCATCATCCCGCTGCCGGCCTGGGGTGTGCTGCTGTGGTGGTTCGTGTTGCAGCTGCTCCTGGGCCTGCCCGACCTCGCCGCGCTGCCTGATTCGGGAGGCGGAGTGGCGGTCTGGGCGCACGTCGGAGGCTTCGCGGCCGGTGTGCTGCTGGTCCGCGTATTCCAGCGCGACGACCTGGTAGCCCAGAGGCGGGCTATGTTGTTGCGGCGCGGGCTCTTGGACGCGGTGTGA
- a CDS encoding DUF47 domain-containing protein: MRFLPKDEGFFGLFDQLAAHLMTAAAHLRDLFQHPERHDEIVVKVKAEEHAADLLTYDIMQRIDRSFVTPLDREDIHLLANRLDNVVDLMDGTARRATMFHITTRRQPAIDLVDVLVECSGVLAKGVKEIRNPQAVHKVARQVKELEEKADALYAKAISDLFAGQPDALEVIKWKEIYDNLEHAVDECEDVANVLESISLKNS; encoded by the coding sequence GTGAGATTCCTGCCGAAGGACGAAGGCTTCTTTGGTCTCTTCGATCAACTCGCCGCGCACCTGATGACGGCTGCTGCGCACCTCCGAGACCTCTTCCAACATCCCGAACGCCACGACGAGATCGTCGTGAAGGTCAAGGCCGAGGAACACGCCGCCGACCTGCTGACCTACGACATTATGCAGCGCATCGACCGGTCGTTCGTGACGCCGCTCGACCGCGAGGACATCCACCTCCTCGCCAACCGCCTCGACAACGTCGTCGACCTGATGGACGGCACGGCCCGTCGGGCCACGATGTTCCACATCACGACGCGCCGTCAGCCCGCGATCGATCTCGTGGACGTCCTCGTGGAATGCTCCGGCGTGCTGGCGAAGGGCGTGAAGGAGATCCGCAACCCGCAGGCGGTGCACAAGGTGGCGCGGCAGGTGAAGGAACTGGAGGAGAAGGCCGACGCGCTGTACGCCAAGGCCATCAGCGACCTCTTCGCCGGGCAGCCGGACGCGCTCGAGGTCATCAAGTGGAAGGAGATCTACGACAACCTCGAGCACGCCGTGGATGAGTGCGAGGACGTCGCGAACGTGCTCGAGAGCATCTCCCTCAAGAACTCCTGA
- a CDS encoding inorganic phosphate transporter, translating into MVWYILAIVGVAFIFDYINGFHDSANSIATIVGTRVLSPFTAVVWAATFNFLALFLFDTGVAKTIGKGMIDLAIVNPDVILAGLLGAITWNLITWWYGIPSSSSHALIGGYAGAAVTKAGFGAIIASGWTKTIIFIVLSPLIGMLAGFSLMVGTTWLFRKQRPARVEPLFRGLQITSSALFSLSHGANDAQKTMGIIVSLLVAGQMYFVDETGFLRHFYLPGGDEIPFWIKLGAHLAIALGTLMGGWRIVHTLGSRVTKLRPMGGFCAETGGATAIFIATFLGIPVSTTHTISGSIVGVGATHRLSAVRWGVASRMIWAWIITIPASAAVAAIAYLIVSGVRG; encoded by the coding sequence GTGGTCTGGTATATCCTCGCCATCGTCGGGGTGGCGTTCATCTTCGACTACATCAACGGCTTCCACGATTCCGCGAACTCCATCGCGACCATCGTGGGGACGCGGGTGCTCAGTCCCTTCACGGCGGTCGTCTGGGCGGCGACGTTCAACTTCCTCGCCCTCTTCCTCTTCGACACGGGGGTCGCCAAGACCATCGGCAAGGGGATGATCGACCTGGCCATCGTGAACCCCGACGTCATCCTCGCCGGATTGCTCGGGGCCATCACCTGGAACCTCATCACGTGGTGGTACGGCATCCCCTCGAGCTCCTCGCACGCACTGATCGGCGGCTACGCCGGCGCGGCGGTGACCAAGGCCGGCTTCGGGGCCATCATCGCCTCGGGCTGGACCAAGACGATCATCTTCATCGTCCTTTCGCCCCTCATCGGTATGCTGGCCGGCTTCAGCCTGATGGTCGGCACCACCTGGCTCTTCCGCAAGCAACGGCCGGCCCGTGTGGAGCCGCTGTTCCGCGGCCTGCAGATCACCAGCTCGGCGCTGTTCTCGCTCTCGCACGGCGCCAACGACGCGCAGAAGACGATGGGCATCATCGTCTCGCTGCTGGTGGCGGGCCAGATGTACTTCGTGGACGAGACCGGCTTCCTGCGACACTTCTACCTGCCGGGCGGCGACGAGATTCCGTTCTGGATCAAGCTCGGGGCGCACCTGGCCATCGCGCTCGGCACCTTGATGGGCGGCTGGCGCATCGTGCACACGCTGGGCTCGCGCGTCACCAAGCTGCGCCCGATGGGCGGCTTCTGCGCCGAGACCGGCGGCGCGACGGCCATCTTCATCGCGACCTTCCTTGGCATTCCAGTGTCGACGACGCACACCATCTCCGGCTCCATCGTCGGCGTCGGCGCGACGCACCGTCTCTCGGCGGTGCGCTGGGGCGTGGCGAGCCGGATGATCTGGGCCTGGATCATCACCATTCCGGCCTCGGCAGCAGTGGCCGCCATCGCGTACCTGATCGTCTCGGGCGTGCGGGGCTAG